One Streptosporangium becharense genomic window, ACCCCCGGCGGAGACCTCATCGCCGAGATCCCCGACGCCCGCACCGGCGGCCCCGACCTGCCGGCGACGCTCGGCATGAACCGTCCCGAGCTGGCCGCGATCCTCGCCGACGCCGTACGCGACGCCGGGGCCCGGATCAGGCTCGGCCTGACCGTGAACGCCCTCACCGACACCGGCGACGGCGTGCGGGCGGAGCTGTCCGACGGGACCTCCGGCACCTACGACCTGGTCGTCGGCGCCGACGGCATCCGCTCGAAGGTCCGCGGGATGATCGGCGTCGACGTCGCCCCCCGCCCGACCGGCATGGGCATCTGGCGCGTCCACACCCGCCGCCCCGAGCACGTCGAACGCACCGACCTGATCTACGGCGGCCCGTGCTTCATCGCCGGATACTGCCCGACCGGCCCGCAGAGCATGTACGCCTACCTGGTGGAGAGGGCCCGGCCCCGCGAGTCGGTCGCCGACGCCGACAAACCCGCCCACATGCTGGCCCTCGCGCAGGGCTACGGCGGAACCTGGGACGAGATCCGCGCGGACATCACCGACCCGGGCCGGATCAACTACACCTGGTTCGAGTCGCTGCTGGTGGACCGCCCCTGGAACCGCGGCCGCACCGTCCTGATCGGTGACGCCGCGCACGCCTGCCCGCCCACCCTGGCCCAGGGGGCCGCCCAGTGCCTGGAGGACGCCGCCGTCCTCGCCGAACTGCTGCTGGCCGCC contains:
- a CDS encoding FAD-dependent monooxygenase; amino-acid sequence: MAAVGNVLIVGGGTAGSALAILLARGGVAVDIAEIKPELTALGSGITLQGNALRVLRDLGVWDRVGAAGFAFDSLGLRTPGGDLIAEIPDARTGGPDLPATLGMNRPELAAILADAVRDAGARIRLGLTVNALTDTGDGVRAELSDGTSGTYDLVVGADGIRSKVRGMIGVDVAPRPTGMGIWRVHTRRPEHVERTDLIYGGPCFIAGYCPTGPQSMYAYLVERARPRESVADADKPAHMLALAQGYGGTWDEIRADITDPGRINYTWFESLLVDRPWNRGRTVLIGDAAHACPPTLAQGAAQCLEDAAVLAELLLAADRLDRSLFDAFTDRRYERVRAVVEASLQLADWQLNPVPGADVPGLMGRTAAMVTQHP